The following coding sequences lie in one Mesorhizobium sp. DCY119 genomic window:
- a CDS encoding peptidoglycan-binding protein — MNSKRSYLDTLNTGRLRKPHTTLEELNRSLENLEQRLSRPQDAGLDFSRERDDMRRQQRFADLPYGQNRREDTRAYAAAPQPAPRASYDQPYQTIARDLDRVRAQEDGVAAFGKIAAELQALREDLRQQVTSGMRREFEAVREDIRRAYASGATKGGVDELGVEFERLSSAIHSLSERSDDKSINMLRLELEQVKGSLDLLAREETVRSVDRRWDDFNKRWTDFEDRISTGSHDPAISALTSRLEQINDAVNNLPESLSLRSLEEKVRTLAGAVDHFARQQENADANTFGQIEVRLDEISRAIVASTAAATLPNFDPAPFERIEARISALARQIEEVAGDQPTGNEVMERLGLLSSRVDQITQQIHLPEAAVERLGKQIAIIADKIDRAPATPDADYIFQGIEQRFDHLSDMIERRQGDAAEQSNTLFRDLERRLDEVADRLDQRAHAPALDNSGIMDAIDARFATLAERLEARQPEPADNAAIRKLEARLESISSRLDSSASQFANIDPDLIRNLEAQVSGLSQHLARPSSPLPEFEDIGPRLNDIEKSIAGSHDSILEAARQAAESAVRSLSGSQTHTVAVSGLADDLKALEALTRRSDERNTKTFEAIHDTLLKIVDRLGSLEQDERPTSKVEPEPLNTLRKMALQDTPSLDFDDGLPLVEAEDRPATSRVGSTLTPAQAAAAAAVAALDSDTIAEDEPEAGSRSMFGGLGRVFKGRKGQAAAQAATAAPADAIAKDEAPSVDLDEPLDPKFANRPLEPGSGAPDLNAIMRRVRDERGQPAKPVETEAAKADFIAAARRAAQAAAAEAEALKRDSSLKGPVKALRIGDLLKARRKPILMAAAAIMLALAGLQLGKAFMAGDAEVAEVVTTPAIVQPAEQSAQVAMAEAPQAPIQMDSLADARGEASATRTVDLPQDSLAADPEPTPEEATAAISEPAPAPETTASTSPAYQPIDNPATVMNTPAEPMLASPVPANPVTPAATTAAVSVPTEAGPVALREAAGSGDAKALFEVGSRYADGRGVKADMKAAAKWYEQSAEAGFAPAQYRIGNFYEKGLGVDRDVDKAKTWYQLAASQGNASAMHNLAVLFAMGADGTADNESAARWFIQAAELGVKDSQFNLGILAAKGVGMPQNLEESYKWFALVAKTGDKDASAKRDEIAHALRPEQLERARAATELWKAKPLDTASNSVDIPEAWQESQGTTASVDMKKAVRNIQAILNKNGYDAGGADGMMGQKTKNAIAAFQKANGMDATGEIDEKVVRALLALNK, encoded by the coding sequence ATGAACAGCAAGCGGTCCTATCTCGACACACTCAATACCGGGAGGCTACGCAAGCCTCACACCACGCTCGAGGAACTGAACCGTTCGCTGGAGAACCTTGAGCAGCGCCTCAGCCGGCCGCAGGATGCCGGCCTGGACTTTTCACGCGAGCGCGACGACATGCGCCGCCAGCAGCGCTTCGCCGACCTGCCCTACGGCCAGAACCGCAGGGAAGACACCCGCGCCTATGCCGCTGCCCCGCAGCCGGCACCGCGCGCGTCCTACGACCAGCCCTACCAGACGATCGCCCGCGACCTCGACCGCGTGCGCGCGCAGGAAGACGGCGTCGCTGCCTTCGGCAAGATCGCTGCGGAACTGCAGGCGCTGCGCGAAGACCTTCGCCAGCAGGTGACCTCCGGCATGCGCCGCGAATTCGAAGCGGTGCGCGAGGACATCAGGCGCGCTTACGCTTCAGGCGCTACCAAGGGCGGGGTCGACGAACTCGGCGTCGAATTCGAGCGCCTGTCGAGCGCCATCCATTCGCTTTCGGAACGCAGCGACGACAAGAGCATCAACATGCTCCGTCTCGAACTGGAGCAGGTCAAAGGCTCGCTCGATCTGCTGGCGCGCGAAGAAACGGTGCGCTCGGTCGATCGCCGCTGGGACGACTTCAACAAGCGCTGGACGGATTTCGAGGACCGCATTTCGACCGGATCGCACGACCCGGCGATTTCCGCACTGACCTCGCGGCTTGAGCAGATCAACGACGCCGTCAACAACCTGCCCGAATCGCTGTCGCTGCGCTCGCTGGAAGAAAAGGTGCGCACACTGGCCGGCGCGGTCGACCATTTCGCCCGCCAGCAGGAAAATGCCGACGCCAACACTTTCGGCCAGATCGAGGTGCGGCTGGACGAGATCTCGCGCGCCATCGTCGCCTCGACGGCGGCAGCCACCCTACCCAATTTCGATCCCGCTCCCTTCGAGCGCATCGAAGCGCGGATTTCAGCACTGGCCCGCCAGATCGAGGAAGTCGCCGGCGACCAACCCACCGGCAATGAGGTGATGGAGCGCCTCGGCCTGCTCTCCAGCCGCGTCGACCAGATCACGCAGCAGATTCACCTGCCGGAAGCGGCGGTGGAGCGTCTCGGCAAGCAGATCGCCATCATCGCCGACAAGATCGACCGCGCACCGGCCACACCGGATGCGGACTATATTTTCCAGGGCATCGAGCAGCGCTTCGATCACCTGTCCGATATGATCGAACGCCGCCAGGGCGACGCTGCCGAACAGAGCAACACGCTGTTCCGCGATCTCGAGCGCCGGCTCGATGAAGTTGCCGACCGTCTCGACCAGCGCGCGCATGCGCCGGCGCTGGACAATAGCGGCATCATGGACGCCATCGACGCGCGCTTCGCCACGCTTGCCGAACGTCTTGAAGCGCGCCAGCCCGAGCCGGCCGACAACGCCGCCATCCGCAAGCTCGAAGCACGGCTCGAAAGCATTTCGAGCCGGCTCGATTCGTCTGCCAGCCAGTTCGCCAATATCGATCCGGACCTGATCCGCAATCTCGAAGCGCAGGTTTCCGGCCTGTCGCAGCACCTCGCCCGTCCGTCGAGCCCGCTGCCGGAATTCGAGGATATCGGCCCGCGCCTCAACGACATCGAAAAGTCGATCGCCGGCAGCCATGACAGCATCCTCGAGGCCGCGCGTCAGGCCGCCGAAAGTGCTGTCCGCTCGCTGTCGGGTTCGCAGACGCATACGGTGGCAGTGTCCGGCCTCGCCGACGACCTGAAGGCGCTGGAAGCACTGACGCGCCGTTCCGACGAGCGCAACACCAAGACCTTCGAGGCAATCCACGACACGCTCCTGAAGATCGTCGACCGGCTTGGCTCGCTGGAACAGGACGAGCGCCCGACCAGCAAGGTCGAGCCCGAGCCCCTCAACACGCTGCGCAAGATGGCGCTGCAGGACACGCCGTCGCTCGATTTCGACGATGGCTTGCCGCTGGTCGAGGCCGAAGATCGCCCCGCGACTTCGCGCGTCGGCAGCACGCTCACGCCGGCTCAGGCAGCGGCAGCCGCCGCAGTCGCGGCGCTCGATTCGGATACGATTGCCGAAGACGAGCCGGAGGCCGGTTCACGCTCGATGTTCGGCGGCCTTGGCCGCGTCTTCAAGGGCCGCAAGGGGCAGGCTGCCGCACAGGCCGCAACCGCTGCCCCTGCCGACGCCATAGCCAAGGACGAAGCACCGAGCGTCGACCTCGACGAGCCGCTTGATCCCAAATTCGCCAACCGGCCGCTCGAACCCGGTTCCGGCGCGCCCGACCTCAACGCCATCATGCGCCGCGTGCGCGACGAGCGAGGCCAGCCGGCAAAGCCTGTCGAAACAGAAGCTGCCAAGGCCGATTTCATCGCCGCCGCGCGCCGCGCCGCACAGGCAGCAGCTGCGGAAGCCGAAGCGCTGAAGCGCGATTCCAGCCTGAAGGGCCCGGTGAAGGCACTACGCATCGGCGATCTGCTCAAGGCACGCCGCAAGCCGATCCTGATGGCCGCCGCCGCGATCATGCTGGCGCTGGCCGGCCTGCAGCTCGGCAAGGCCTTCATGGCCGGCGATGCCGAGGTGGCGGAAGTGGTGACAACGCCGGCAATCGTCCAGCCAGCCGAGCAGTCCGCTCAAGTTGCCATGGCCGAAGCACCGCAGGCGCCCATCCAGATGGACAGCCTTGCCGACGCCCGCGGCGAAGCCTCGGCCACCCGCACCGTCGACCTGCCGCAGGACTCTCTTGCCGCCGATCCTGAACCGACGCCGGAAGAGGCGACCGCCGCCATTAGCGAGCCGGCCCCGGCTCCCGAAACGACGGCTTCGACATCTCCCGCCTATCAGCCAATCGATAATCCGGCGACGGTCATGAACACCCCGGCCGAGCCTATGCTTGCCAGCCCCGTTCCGGCCAATCCGGTCACGCCTGCTGCCACCACGGCTGCCGTCAGCGTGCCGACGGAAGCCGGCCCGGTGGCGCTGCGCGAAGCAGCTGGTTCCGGCGACGCCAAGGCGCTGTTCGAAGTCGGCTCGCGCTATGCCGACGGTCGCGGCGTCAAGGCCGACATGAAGGCAGCCGCCAAATGGTACGAGCAATCGGCCGAGGCAGGGTTTGCACCGGCGCAGTACCGCATCGGCAATTTCTACGAAAAGGGCCTCGGCGTCGACCGCGACGTGGACAAGGCCAAGACCTGGTATCAGCTGGCCGCCAGCCAGGGCAATGCCAGCGCCATGCACAATCTGGCCGTTCTGTTCGCCATGGGTGCCGACGGCACCGCCGACAATGAATCGGCTGCGCGCTGGTTCATCCAGGCGGCCGAACTCGGCGTCAAGGACAGCCAGTTCAATCTCGGCATCCTCGCCGCCAAGGGCGTCGGCATGCCGCAGAACCTCGAAGAGTCCTACAAGTGGTTCGCCCTCGTCGCCAAGACCGGCGACAAGGATGCTTCCGCCAAGCGCGACGAGATCGCCCATGCGCTGCGCCCCGAACAGCTGGAACGCGCCCGCGCGGCAACCGAACTCTGGAAGGCAAAGCCGCTCGACACGGCATCGAACTCGGTCGACATCCCCGAAGCCTGGCAGGAAAGCCAGGGCACGACCGCCAGCGTCGACATGAAGAAGGCCGTCCGCAACATCCAGGCCATCCTCAACAAGAACGGCTACGATGCCGGCGGCGCCGACGGCATGATGGGCCAGAAGACCAAGAACGCCATCGCCGCCTTCCAGAAAGCCAACGGCATGGACGCCACCGGCGAGATCGACGAAAAGGTCGTGCGGGCCCTGCTGGCGCTCAACAAATAA
- a CDS encoding TetR/AcrR family transcriptional regulator yields MSSTYGNTEKRQHIVETAYALFKREGFHATGIDRIIAEAGVAKMTMYRHFPSKDGLTVEVLAWRAQRFDHQLDQLAELDATPEQKIATIFDWYGRWFKSPDFHGCLFAHALAEFGDPAHPVFKAVADQKNGLKGRMRRILEAALPEDQAESIAAALLMLLEGATLLAQMGQGETAIRDARNAALGLLARLPARQ; encoded by the coding sequence ATGTCCTCCACCTACGGCAATACCGAAAAGCGCCAGCACATCGTCGAAACGGCTTATGCGCTGTTCAAGCGCGAAGGCTTTCACGCCACCGGGATAGACCGGATCATTGCCGAAGCGGGCGTGGCGAAGATGACGATGTACCGCCATTTCCCCAGCAAGGACGGCCTTACCGTCGAGGTTCTTGCCTGGCGGGCGCAGCGCTTCGACCATCAGCTTGACCAACTCGCCGAGCTTGACGCCACGCCCGAACAGAAGATCGCAACGATCTTCGATTGGTACGGACGCTGGTTCAAAAGCCCGGATTTCCATGGCTGCCTGTTCGCGCATGCGCTCGCGGAATTCGGCGATCCCGCCCATCCGGTTTTCAAGGCCGTGGCCGACCAGAAGAATGGCCTGAAAGGGCGCATGCGCCGGATTCTCGAAGCGGCTTTGCCCGAAGATCAGGCCGAGAGCATTGCGGCGGCTCTTTTGATGCTGCTCGAGGGCGCGACCCTTCTGGCCCAGATGGGCCAGGGAGAGACCGCCATTCGGGATGCAAGAAACGCCGCTCTCGGCCTGCTTGCCAGGCTGCCGGCACGGCAATGA
- a CDS encoding DMT family transporter, whose product MSAAVVSLALFAAILHATWNAFLRTGADRLWTITVMSLSGTIVALPFVFIYPLPESSAWLYIVLSACLQVGYSVFLVAAYRNGELGQVYPIVRGTVPLLVTVGGFLLAGDRLDTYQTAGVVLVATGIMSLSLGKGRAATSSILFALATGAIIASYVTVDAIGVREAGHTGAYTAWVVVIYGALLPLTFVLFRGKLVVDIHSPETLKALAGGIVALTAYGVVIAALALGPAGPITALRETSVVFAALIGWLFLGEALTPRRILACSIVAFGAICLSH is encoded by the coding sequence ATGAGCGCGGCGGTCGTCAGCCTGGCGCTTTTTGCGGCAATCCTGCACGCGACATGGAACGCCTTTCTGCGAACGGGTGCCGACAGGCTCTGGACCATCACGGTCATGAGCCTTTCCGGTACGATCGTCGCTCTTCCCTTCGTCTTCATCTATCCTCTGCCGGAAAGTTCGGCCTGGCTCTATATCGTTCTGTCGGCCTGTCTTCAGGTCGGCTACAGCGTCTTTCTGGTTGCCGCCTACAGAAACGGCGAGCTGGGGCAGGTCTATCCCATCGTTCGCGGCACCGTACCGCTGCTGGTGACTGTCGGTGGATTTCTGCTCGCCGGCGATCGCCTCGACACCTACCAGACGGCCGGCGTCGTCCTCGTGGCAACGGGAATCATGAGCCTTTCCTTGGGCAAAGGCAGGGCGGCCACGTCATCGATCCTCTTCGCCCTGGCGACGGGCGCGATCATTGCCAGCTATGTGACGGTCGATGCGATCGGCGTCCGCGAGGCTGGCCATACGGGCGCCTACACCGCATGGGTGGTGGTGATTTATGGCGCGCTGCTGCCGCTGACTTTCGTGCTGTTCCGGGGAAAACTCGTCGTCGACATTCATTCGCCCGAAACCTTGAAAGCACTGGCGGGCGGCATAGTCGCGCTCACCGCCTATGGCGTGGTAATAGCGGCATTGGCCCTTGGGCCGGCCGGGCCTATCACCGCCTTGCGGGAAACGAGCGTCGTGTTCGCAGCCCTGATCGGATGGCTTTTTCTGGGGGAAGCATTGACGCCCCGCCGTATCCTTGCCTGCTCAATCGTGGCTTTCGGAGCCATCTGCCTCAGCCATTGA
- a CDS encoding histidine phosphatase family protein — MAVAYFVTHPEVIIDPEVPVPQWGLSARGHERLQAFCARPILNSVSDIFVSDERKALDCAETLKSLRNLEFRIDPRLGENDRSSTGYVAPPRFWEIVAEFFAHPDTSILGWETAADAQRRIKTAVTESIAGRTGKGDVVIFSHGGVGTLLLCDLLGEPISQNRSQPISGGGCYFAFDADTLAIRHTWQDIVPEQS; from the coding sequence ATGGCAGTCGCCTACTTCGTCACGCACCCCGAGGTCATCATCGATCCCGAGGTGCCCGTGCCGCAGTGGGGACTGTCCGCCCGGGGACACGAACGCCTACAGGCCTTTTGCGCCCGCCCGATCCTGAATTCGGTGAGCGACATTTTCGTCAGCGACGAACGCAAAGCGCTGGACTGCGCCGAGACGCTCAAATCTCTGCGCAACCTCGAATTCCGCATAGACCCTCGCCTCGGCGAAAACGACCGCTCGTCCACCGGCTATGTCGCGCCGCCGCGCTTCTGGGAGATCGTCGCGGAATTCTTCGCCCATCCTGATACCAGCATCCTGGGTTGGGAAACGGCGGCAGACGCACAGCGGCGCATCAAAACGGCAGTGACCGAGAGCATCGCCGGCCGAACCGGCAAGGGAGACGTCGTCATATTCTCCCACGGCGGGGTCGGTACGCTGTTGTTATGCGACCTGCTGGGAGAACCGATTTCGCAGAATAGAAGCCAGCCGATCAGCGGAGGCGGCTGCTATTTTGCGTTTGATGCGGATACATTGGCCATTCGCCACACTTGGCAAGACATCGTGCCGGAACAATCCTGA
- a CDS encoding LysE family translocator codes for MSIEFLITSFIIVVSPGTGVVYTLATGLSRGARASVAAAFGCTIGIVPHMAAAIMGLAAILHTSALAFHAFKYAGVAYLLYMAWNALRENGSLKVDEEITERSAARITLTGILVNILNPKLSIFFLAFLPQFISTGEAHPLSRMLILSAVFMAMTFIVFVGYGLFAASVRDKVISRPRVLTWMRRTFAGAFVLLGARLALADR; via the coding sequence ATGAGCATCGAATTCCTGATCACATCCTTCATCATCGTGGTGTCGCCCGGCACCGGCGTCGTCTACACGCTGGCGACCGGCCTTTCGCGCGGCGCGCGCGCCAGCGTGGCTGCCGCGTTCGGCTGCACCATCGGCATCGTCCCGCATATGGCGGCGGCGATCATGGGGCTGGCTGCAATCCTGCACACCAGCGCGCTTGCCTTTCACGCCTTCAAATATGCCGGCGTCGCCTATCTGCTTTACATGGCCTGGAACGCGCTGCGCGAAAACGGCTCGCTGAAGGTCGACGAGGAAATCACCGAACGCTCGGCCGCCCGGATCACCCTCACCGGCATCCTCGTCAACATCCTCAATCCGAAACTGTCGATCTTCTTCCTCGCCTTTCTGCCGCAATTCATCAGCACCGGCGAGGCGCACCCGCTGTCGCGCATGCTGATTTTGAGCGCCGTGTTCATGGCGATGACCTTCATCGTCTTCGTCGGCTACGGGTTGTTCGCCGCATCCGTGCGCGACAAGGTCATCTCGCGCCCGCGCGTGCTGACCTGGATGCGCCGCACTTTCGCCGGCGCCTTCGTGCTGCTCGGTGCAAGGCTGGCGCTGGCAGATCGGTAA
- the pdeM gene encoding ligase-associated DNA damage response endonuclease PdeM yields MTLAVRAMTPKNEAITIAGERVICDQRGVLFMPEMEMLVVSDLHLEKGSSYAVRRGALLPPYDTAATLARLAHVIEDYSPRRVISLGDSFHDGAGAARLPDIFRERLEAMMAGRDWFWVAGNHDPQAPADLPGETVQEIAVGGLMFRHEPSATPVEGEIAGHLHPCARIVQRGRSVRRRCFASDGARIIMPAFGAYTGSLNVLDRAYAGLFRMESLIAYMLGTHRIFPIAGSMLRPG; encoded by the coding sequence ATGACGCTTGCAGTGCGCGCGATGACACCGAAGAACGAGGCGATCACCATCGCCGGCGAGCGGGTGATCTGCGACCAGCGCGGCGTGCTGTTCATGCCGGAGATGGAGATGCTGGTCGTCTCCGACCTGCATCTGGAGAAGGGTTCTTCCTATGCGGTCCGGCGCGGCGCGCTGCTGCCGCCCTACGATACGGCGGCGACCCTGGCGCGGCTTGCCCATGTCATCGAGGATTATTCTCCAAGGCGCGTCATCAGCCTTGGCGACAGTTTTCATGATGGGGCAGGGGCGGCACGCCTGCCGGATATCTTCCGCGAGCGGCTCGAGGCGATGATGGCCGGGCGCGACTGGTTCTGGGTCGCCGGCAACCACGACCCGCAGGCACCAGCCGACCTGCCCGGCGAGACGGTGCAGGAGATCGCCGTCGGCGGCCTGATGTTTCGGCATGAACCGTCGGCCACGCCGGTCGAGGGCGAGATCGCGGGCCACCTCCACCCTTGCGCGCGCATCGTCCAGCGCGGCCGCTCGGTGCGGCGGCGCTGTTTTGCCAGCGATGGCGCGCGCATCATCATGCCGGCGTTTGGGGCCTATACGGGCTCGCTGAATGTGCTCGACCGCGCCTATGCCGGGCTGTTCCGCATGGAAAGCCTGATTGCGTACATGCTTGGAACGCATCGGATATTTCCGATTGCAGGGTCGATGTTAAGACCTGGATAG
- a CDS encoding TIGR02186 family protein — protein MAAALVAALPAFGAALAQAQQANPENIQIGLSTDRVAITADFSGADLTIFGAVENADPLINRQGRYDVIVVLEGPAKPVVVRRKERVLGMWINLDSETFENVPSSYSVATTRAFRDIAEPKNYKQLALGADNLYIQPADTTDDPVTIAEFTAALRERKKATGLYSERIGGVQFLSANLFRAALSLAPNVPVGTHRARAFLFRNGVFVKETSAQLAIYKSGFEQTIYRFANNHAFWFGIFAVGLAMLTGWLGRIIFRRD, from the coding sequence TTGGCTGCCGCGCTCGTCGCGGCCTTGCCGGCATTCGGGGCAGCGCTTGCGCAGGCTCAGCAAGCCAATCCCGAAAACATCCAGATCGGCCTTTCGACCGACCGCGTCGCCATCACCGCCGACTTCAGCGGCGCCGACCTGACGATCTTCGGCGCGGTGGAAAACGCCGACCCGCTGATCAACCGGCAGGGAAGATACGACGTCATCGTCGTGCTGGAGGGGCCGGCAAAGCCCGTCGTCGTGCGACGCAAGGAACGCGTGCTCGGCATGTGGATCAACCTGGATTCGGAGACATTCGAAAACGTCCCCTCCTCCTACTCCGTCGCCACGACGCGGGCGTTCCGCGACATAGCCGAGCCGAAGAACTACAAGCAGCTGGCTCTGGGTGCGGACAACCTCTACATCCAGCCGGCGGACACGACCGACGACCCGGTGACGATCGCCGAGTTCACGGCCGCCCTGCGCGAGCGCAAGAAGGCAACCGGCCTCTACAGCGAGCGCATCGGCGGCGTGCAGTTCCTGTCGGCCAACCTGTTCCGCGCCGCCCTTTCGCTGGCGCCCAACGTGCCGGTTGGCACGCACCGCGCGCGCGCCTTCCTGTTCCGCAACGGCGTCTTCGTCAAGGAAACCTCGGCCCAGCTCGCCATCTACAAATCCGGCTTCGAGCAGACTATCTACCGCTTCGCCAACAACCATGCGTTCTGGTTCGGCATTTTCGCCGTGGGGCTGGCTATGCTCACCGGCTGGCTCGGACGGATCATTTTCCGCCGGGATTGA
- a CDS encoding MerR family DNA-binding transcriptional regulator has product MTMKLMQAGNTAAMTETVTDAAETDLSRIGEIAKKYGVTLRTLRFYEDKGLLNPKREGSTRLYTHREEARLKLILLGRKVGFSLRDVKQMMDLYDPKGTNAKQLKLALDKSEKQLSRLHKQREAIEDAIGELSNAMSAVRGMLADRPLPVAANG; this is encoded by the coding sequence ATGACGATGAAGCTTATGCAGGCCGGCAACACGGCGGCCATGACCGAAACTGTTACCGACGCGGCGGAAACCGATCTTTCCCGCATCGGCGAAATAGCCAAGAAATACGGCGTGACCCTTCGCACGCTTCGTTTCTATGAAGACAAGGGCCTGCTGAACCCGAAGCGGGAAGGCAGCACGCGTCTTTACACCCATCGCGAAGAGGCAAGGCTGAAGCTGATCCTGCTCGGCAGGAAGGTTGGCTTCTCGCTGCGTGACGTCAAGCAGATGATGGATCTCTACGATCCCAAGGGCACCAACGCCAAGCAGCTCAAGCTCGCTCTCGACAAGTCGGAAAAGCAGCTTTCGCGCCTGCACAAGCAGCGCGAGGCGATCGAGGACGCCATCGGCGAACTCAGCAATGCCATGTCGGCGGTGCGCGGCATGCTTGCCGACCGCCCGCTGCCGGTTGCCGCCAACGGCTGA
- a CDS encoding sulfite exporter TauE/SafE family protein yields the protein MGIYLPIAELSANIVVLLAMGAAVGFLSGMFGVGGGFLITPLLIFYNIPPAIAVATGANQVIASSFSGALAHFKRGTLDFKLGTMLLLGGIVGSTLGIYVFALLRAIGQLDLFISLLYVILLGTVGALMMVESVNAIRKTKDGAAPALKKSGQHNWIHRLPLKMRFRASKLFVSVIPVLGLGAGIGFLSSIMGVGGGFIMVPALIYLLKVPTNVVIGTSLFQIIFVSAYTTIVHSTTNQTVDIVLAFVLMVGGVAGAQYGAKAGQKLRGEQLRALLALLVLAVALRLAFDLFVRPNTLYSLTGIDGGHL from the coding sequence GTGGGCATCTATCTCCCGATCGCAGAATTATCGGCCAACATCGTCGTGCTGCTCGCAATGGGCGCCGCGGTCGGGTTCCTGTCGGGCATGTTCGGCGTCGGCGGCGGCTTCCTCATCACCCCGCTGCTGATCTTCTACAACATTCCCCCAGCCATCGCAGTCGCCACCGGCGCGAACCAGGTCATCGCTTCGTCCTTCTCCGGTGCGCTTGCGCATTTCAAGCGCGGCACGCTCGATTTCAAGCTCGGAACGATGCTTCTGCTTGGCGGCATCGTCGGCTCGACGCTCGGCATCTATGTCTTTGCGCTGCTGCGCGCCATCGGCCAGCTCGACCTGTTCATTTCGCTGCTCTACGTCATCCTGCTCGGCACCGTCGGTGCGCTGATGATGGTGGAAAGCGTCAACGCCATCCGCAAGACCAAGGATGGCGCAGCCCCCGCGCTGAAGAAATCCGGCCAGCACAACTGGATCCACCGCCTGCCGCTGAAGATGCGGTTCCGCGCCTCCAAGCTTTTCGTCAGCGTCATACCCGTGCTCGGGCTCGGCGCCGGCATCGGCTTCCTGTCGTCGATCATGGGCGTGGGCGGCGGCTTCATCATGGTGCCGGCGCTGATCTATCTGCTGAAAGTGCCGACCAATGTCGTCATCGGCACCTCGCTGTTCCAGATCATCTTCGTCTCCGCCTATACGACCATCGTCCACTCCACCACCAACCAGACCGTCGATATCGTGCTGGCCTTCGTGCTGATGGTGGGCGGCGTCGCCGGCGCGCAATATGGCGCCAAGGCCGGGCAGAAGCTGCGCGGCGAACAGTTGCGCGCCCTGCTTGCGCTGCTGGTGCTGGCGGTGGCGCTGCGCCTTGCCTTCGACCTGTTCGTGCGGCCGAACACGCTTTACTCCCTCACCGGGATCGACGGGGGCCACCTGTGA
- a CDS encoding AraC family transcriptional regulator produces MPAGQFRMLRCRTAGVEAVEAATRHAFSRHWHEQYGIGVIHQGAQKSLSGRGMVEAGRGDTITVNPGEVHDGMPISDAGRSWRMLYFDPAIIQAAFADMNEGASKACEFVWPAKTDAAVATLFHRLYAAITGHASGSSDLLSEELLLRLLANVVRERSEVEASASASTAIMRARQLIDDEPTAPITLADLARQSGMSRFQVLRGFAKATGFTPHAYLMQRRTDLARRLIAQGTPLAEAAAGCSFADQSHMTRMFTRKYGVSPGVYAAAVA; encoded by the coding sequence ATGCCGGCCGGCCAATTCAGGATGCTTCGTTGCAGAACGGCCGGTGTGGAAGCCGTCGAGGCTGCCACGCGCCATGCCTTCTCTCGGCACTGGCACGAGCAATACGGCATCGGCGTCATCCATCAGGGCGCGCAGAAATCGCTGAGCGGGCGCGGCATGGTGGAGGCCGGTCGTGGGGACACCATCACCGTCAATCCCGGCGAGGTCCATGACGGCATGCCGATCAGCGATGCCGGGCGGTCGTGGCGGATGCTTTATTTCGATCCGGCGATCATCCAGGCGGCCTTCGCAGACATGAACGAAGGCGCGTCGAAAGCCTGCGAGTTCGTCTGGCCGGCCAAGACCGACGCCGCAGTTGCCACCCTGTTCCATCGCCTTTACGCGGCAATCACCGGGCATGCGTCCGGCTCGTCCGACCTGCTGAGCGAGGAACTGCTGCTGCGCCTGCTGGCCAATGTCGTGCGCGAGCGGAGCGAGGTCGAGGCCTCAGCGTCCGCATCCACGGCGATCATGCGCGCAAGGCAGTTGATCGACGACGAGCCCACCGCCCCGATCACGCTTGCCGATCTTGCGCGGCAAAGCGGCATGAGCCGGTTTCAGGTGCTGCGCGGCTTTGCCAAAGCGACCGGCTTCACCCCGCACGCCTATCTCATGCAGCGGCGCACCGACCTCGCCCGCCGGCTGATCGCGCAAGGCACGCCATTAGCCGAGGCTGCTGCAGGCTGCAGCTTTGCCGACCAGAGCCACATGACTCGAATGTTCACGCGCAAATACGGCGTGTCGCCGGGCGTATACGCCGCCGCCGTCGCCTGA